A genome region from Bradyrhizobium sp. WSM1417 includes the following:
- a CDS encoding nucleotidyltransferase domain-containing protein — translation MDFQELNNDQRREVVNSQQRFQALRDAKEAYDAHRGSLTWVESKGHEYLVRSYYDKAGLRKQSSLGARSPETEKMKADFEAKRTAAEDRLKNLRDTMARQAAVNRVLGLGRVPLIGARIMRALDGFGMLGSGIRILGTNAIYGYEASSGVRIDPGLATTEDIDLLFDACGGLTFVADDDVSDSSLLKILQRVDTSFERAKQTFRAVNRDGYLVDLIKPMQSPPWKKAPDKIGSDPEDLTAVQIEGLDWLQNSPAFEAIAIDEKGEPVRIVAPDPRVWGAHKLWLSRRADREPLKRQRDAAQAEAVGALVANYLTHLPFEPEQLKMLPKEVVDNAAPLFAKKDTGARA, via the coding sequence ATGGATTTTCAAGAGCTTAACAACGATCAGCGCCGCGAAGTGGTCAATAGCCAGCAGCGATTCCAGGCCTTGCGAGACGCGAAGGAGGCGTACGACGCTCATCGCGGTTCCCTGACTTGGGTAGAGTCCAAGGGCCATGAATACCTAGTCCGGAGCTACTACGACAAAGCGGGCCTCCGGAAGCAAAGCTCGCTTGGCGCGCGCTCTCCCGAAACGGAAAAGATGAAGGCCGATTTTGAGGCCAAGCGCACTGCGGCAGAGGACCGACTGAAGAACTTGCGCGACACGATGGCTCGGCAAGCTGCGGTTAATCGTGTGCTCGGCTTGGGGCGTGTACCGCTCATCGGAGCCCGGATCATGCGCGCTCTCGATGGCTTCGGGATGCTGGGTTCAGGCATTCGGATTCTCGGAACGAACGCGATCTACGGTTATGAAGCCTCTTCCGGCGTCAGAATTGATCCGGGTCTCGCCACGACGGAGGACATCGATCTTCTGTTCGACGCGTGCGGCGGGCTTACGTTCGTGGCGGACGACGACGTCTCTGACTCTTCGCTCCTCAAGATACTCCAACGTGTCGACACCAGCTTTGAACGTGCCAAGCAGACTTTCCGCGCTGTAAACCGAGACGGTTATCTCGTCGATCTAATCAAGCCTATGCAGAGCCCTCCCTGGAAGAAAGCTCCAGACAAGATCGGCTCGGACCCAGAAGACCTGACTGCCGTTCAAATCGAAGGACTCGATTGGCTGCAGAATTCTCCGGCTTTCGAGGCGATTGCGATCGACGAAAAGGGTGAACCCGTGCGTATCGTCGCGCCTGATCCCCGGGTTTGGGGCGCCCATAAGCTTTGGTTGTCCCGTCGTGCGGACAGAGAACCGCTCAAGCGCCAACGAGATGCAGCACAGGCGGAAGCCGTGGGGGCTCTGGTCGCGAACTATCTCACTCATCTGCCGTTCGAACCAGAGCAGCTAAAAATGCTCCCGAAAGAAGTGGTAGACAACGCGGCGCCGCTTTTCGCTAAGAAAGACACAGGGGCGCGAGCCTAG